The following proteins are encoded in a genomic region of uncultured Vibrio sp.:
- the hinT gene encoding purine nucleoside phosphoramidase has translation MPEETIFSKIIRKEIPADVLYQDDLVTAFRDINPRAPSHILIIPNKLIPTVNDVEAEDEAMMGRLFTVARKLAKDEGIAEDGYRLIVNCNPHGGQEVYHIHMHLLGGRPLGPMVVS, from the coding sequence ATGCCGGAAGAGACTATCTTTAGTAAAATTATTCGCAAGGAAATCCCAGCAGACGTTCTTTACCAAGATGATTTAGTGACTGCTTTCCGTGATATTAACCCGCGCGCGCCTAGCCATATCCTAATCATCCCAAATAAATTGATTCCGACAGTAAATGATGTTGAAGCTGAAGATGAAGCGATGATGGGACGACTATTTACCGTCGCGAGAAAGCTTGCAAAGGATGAAGGTATTGCTGAAGACGGTTACCGCTTGATCGTGAACTGTAACCCACATGGCGGCCAAGAGGTTTATCACATTCACATGCACCTATTGGGCGGTCGTCCTTTAGGGCCAATGGTAGTGAGTTAG